One Candidatus Desulfatibia profunda genomic window, CGGCGTAGCCGGTTTCAGGCTTCGACTTGACCGTGACCACATTGCTGATGCCCGCTGCCACTGTGATATTTCCATCTTTGGAACGGCCTTCGATGCCGTCATCATTGGTGGCGACTACAGAGAAAGCAACGGTTCCGATCTCATCTATTTTTTGTGTCAGAGACCAGTTGGTGCCGGAACCGCTCATTTTAAAGCGCTTGTCCTTAACGATTAAGAGAACTCCGGCGGCCGGGGTCTCCGTCTTTGCCGTGAAATGGTAATCGTCTCCTCCCAGGCCCTTCTTGGGATCTACGGTGACTTGCTGCACATTGACCACCGGCGACCGTGCCTTTATGATTGTGATTTGTCCCTTTTGGGGTTTGCCGACAACGTCATTGGGGTTGATGGCGGCGACCAGAAAGGAGGTCTTGCCCAATTTGTCAACCTTCAAGTTGTATTGCCATTCGGTACCGGCTCCTTGCATGGAATACTTCTTTCCATCAATTTCGAGATAGACTTCACTGGCCGGACCGTTGGTTGTGGCTGCTACCGTAAACCGGTCACCCGGATAGCCCTTGTCCGGGCTTACGGTTGCATCGACGATGTCGACTACCGGAGAGGGTGCCAGCCTGGCGATAGTGAATTGGCCCTGTTGTTCCATATTCGTTTTCAGGCGGCCGGATAACAACTTGGTGCCTGCGATTTTGCTGATGGAAAACGGGACGTTTTCATCGAAAAGAAAAATAAGATTTTCAACATCGATAATCTCAAAGTCATTTTCTTTTAATAACTTATGAATATAATACGCAAAAAGACCCATACCATTTGTTTTCTTGTCTCCGGGCCAGTGCTGATCACCGAATGCGATGACTTCCCGGGACTTTCTGGATGCTGCTTCCAAAAGCTTTTCCTCGTAACGCAGGTTGTCCAGAGACACAGGATTCTCATATCTTCGGAGCAGTTGGCGGGAAAAGGGAGAGTCTGCGATGATCAGCAGGTTTTTGGCTTTGAATTTTTCGGATGCAAACAATTCATCGACAAGAGACGAATGTTTCAACCATGTAAATTTAGAATCTTTCCTGCCGTCACTGGGGATCCAGTATGTTTCGCCTTCTTGGTCTTCCGTGCTGTGCCCGGAGAAAAAGACCAGAAGATTATCTTTTTCGGTCAGTCCGCTGATGTATTTGTCCAGGCTGGTGAGGATGTTCACCAGGGTCGGTTTTTCCTTGGTATCGTCAGTTAAAAGGGTGATATTTGACTTTCTGAAATTATATTTTTGGGCCAGAACTTCGGCAATCGCTTCAGCATCGTTTACAGAACTTTTTAGAGTCGAAAAATTTTTATAGCTGTTGATCCCGATGATGAGGGCGTGATTGGTGCCCACCTCTTTCAGTTTTGATAGGGCCGAGATCCCTTCCCTGGCCAGGATTGCCAAAAGAAGAACCACAACAAAGGAAATAACGAGTTTAATCAATTTTCGAGTTGTCATATGATTCTTTTTCTAATATGTAAACGTTGCTGTTAAAAGACGGGGCGAGAGTTAAAGGTTATTTTATATGATGAACTTTGGCAACTGTCAAGAAACATTCAGTTCTTTATCATGATAGCGCCGGTATTGCAACGCTGAAAACCCTGATAGCTGTTGACAATCAGCAACAAGCTTGTATATACCTAAAAAAATATTTAACCTGGTGTGAGCAACCAATGAAATCTGACGCACATTTACATTTTCAGGTGGAAACTTCCTGGATGACGGCCACCGGCATTTCAGATGTCGGGAATGTTCGATCCGGGAATGAAGACGCGATTCTCCTTGACGAGGCCGGCAACTTTATGTTGCTTGCTGATGGAATGGGAGGGCACGAACGGGGTGAGGAGGCAAGCCAGACTGCGCTTCAGGTTATTCAGC contains:
- a CDS encoding DUF1566 domain-containing protein, whose translation is MTTRKLIKLVISFVVVLLLAILAREGISALSKLKEVGTNHALIIGINSYKNFSTLKSSVNDAEAIAEVLAQKYNFRKSNITLLTDDTKEKPTLVNILTSLDKYISGLTEKDNLLVFFSGHSTEDQEGETYWIPSDGRKDSKFTWLKHSSLVDELFASEKFKAKNLLIIADSPFSRQLLRRYENPVSLDNLRYEEKLLEAASRKSREVIAFGDQHWPGDKKTNGMGLFAYYIHKLLKENDFEIIDVENLIFLFDENVPFSISKIAGTKLLSGRLKTNMEQQGQFTIARLAPSPVVDIVDATVSPDKGYPGDRFTVAATTNGPASEVYLEIDGKKYSMQGAGTEWQYNLKVDKLGKTSFLVAAINPNDVVGKPQKGQITIIKARSPVVNVQQVTVDPKKGLGGDDYHFTAKTETPAAGVLLIVKDKRFKMSGSGTNWSLTQKIDEIGTVAFSVVATNDDGIEGRSKDGNITVAAGISNVVTVKSKPETGYAGEEFTISAKTDRIAAGVSIEMDGKVYPMEGSGDSWYYKKTIPDIGTKQFIVLAKNVNGESGRSLSGTLTANKSPLPIPDIAAVDVKIVSPGKGYPGDSFSIKVNTTAPSEKVNVDIDGKQYAMAGSGTQWNYTTRIDKLGLSPYKVTARNKDGVQGQPKTGEINTVRQPSPPVNVITAEVTPKTGDLERKFTFHAKTDRPAKAVSLLIGTKRYGMTGSDTEWQLSKQLDQTGTIDFSVVARNENDVEGGIKTAAVTVVKERYKLNADGTITDNITGKTQNRFADNQDGTVTDLLTSLMWMQTPKQVALAYEDAVEYCRSLDYKGYTGWRLPTIDELKDLSDKNHQNPALPANHPFSSVLTHLGYWSKTKHKFGPNYVYQMNMWYGRVGYQKKEENAIVWPIRYAETTEKG